The Calditerrivibrio nitroreducens DSM 19672 genome window below encodes:
- the purN gene encoding phosphoribosylglycinamide formyltransferase: MKRLAVLLSGRGSNFIKIYENIKSGVIKNAEIVLVISNKQDAPGLAYARQAGLNAIYLNPKDYPDREEYDRAIVDLLKREKIDLVCLAGYMRIITKFFVESFPNRIINIHPSLLPAFPGLDAQKQALEYGVKYTGCTVHFVDEKVDHGAIILQEVVEVLDDDSVETLSARILQKEHIVYSKAIDLIVNDKIYIDGRTVKFKKV; this comes from the coding sequence TTGAAGAGATTAGCGGTATTGCTCAGTGGTAGGGGGAGTAATTTCATAAAGATTTATGAAAATATTAAGTCAGGTGTTATAAAAAATGCTGAGATTGTTTTAGTCATAAGCAATAAACAGGATGCACCAGGTTTAGCTTATGCCAGACAAGCTGGATTAAATGCTATTTACCTTAATCCGAAAGATTATCCGGATAGAGAAGAGTACGATAGAGCTATAGTTGATCTATTAAAAAGAGAAAAGATCGATCTTGTTTGTCTTGCAGGGTATATGCGTATCATCACAAAATTTTTTGTGGAAAGTTTTCCAAATAGGATAATTAATATACATCCTTCTCTTTTACCTGCTTTCCCTGGACTTGATGCCCAGAAACAGGCACTTGAATATGGGGTTAAGTATACTGGATGTACTGTACATTTTGTGGATGAGAAGGTTGATCATGGGGCAATTATACTCCAGGAGGTTGTGGAGGTATTGGATGATGATTCTGTTGAAACACTTTCCGCCAGAATTCTTCAAAAAGAACACATCGTTTATAGTAAGGCAATAGATCTTATTGTAAATGACAAGATCTACATCGATGGTAGGACTGTTAAGTTTAAAAAAGTTTGA
- a CDS encoding peroxiredoxin, whose translation MSLVSKPAPTFEADAVSNKQFVKVNLEDYKGKWVVLFFYPLDFTFVCPTEITALSDAVEEFKKRNCEIIGVSTDSKFSHLAWINQPRSEGGLGDIAYPLVADFTKKISEDYGVLLPGGMALRATFIIDPEGKVQFELIHDLGIGRNVDEILRSLDALQFVRTYGEVCPAGWRPGMDTMKPDPEKMKEYFKKNPKGHQ comes from the coding sequence ATGAGCTTAGTATCAAAACCAGCACCAACATTTGAAGCAGACGCCGTATCAAACAAACAATTTGTAAAAGTGAATCTTGAGGATTACAAAGGTAAGTGGGTAGTACTTTTCTTTTATCCATTGGACTTCACTTTTGTCTGCCCTACAGAGATTACAGCTTTGAGCGATGCAGTGGAAGAATTCAAAAAAAGAAATTGTGAAATTATTGGAGTTTCAACAGATAGTAAATTTTCCCACCTTGCCTGGATTAATCAGCCAAGATCTGAAGGCGGTCTTGGGGACATAGCTTATCCTCTTGTGGCAGATTTTACAAAAAAGATCTCTGAAGACTACGGAGTACTTCTCCCCGGTGGTATGGCTCTGAGGGCCACATTCATAATCGATCCTGAAGGTAAAGTTCAGTTTGAACTAATCCATGACTTAGGTATAGGTAGAAATGTTGATGAGATCTTAAGAAGCCTTGATGCTTTGCAGTTCGTAAGAACTTATGGTGAAGTTTGCCCTGCAGGCTGGAGACCAGGCATGGATACAATGAAACCAGATCCAGAAAAGATGAAAGAGTATTTCAAAAAGAATCCAAAAGGTCATCAGTAA
- a CDS encoding RelA/SpoT family protein, with translation MAKDKIVRLMDIQEVLQKNNITNIEKIHKAYVYAAQKHRGQLRKSGEPYLSHPLNVALILANMNMDLDTVTAGILHDTLEDTDATYEELAELFGEDVAFLVDGVSKIGKISFKSSEEKMAENFRKMLISMSKDVRVIVIKLADRLHNMRTLDYLSEEKKQRIAKETMEIYAPLAHRLGIAWIKWELEDLSFRILNPDKYYEIYNLVKLKRSEREAYLNQVINLLDAHLKNVNIQAEVTGRPKHFYSIYSKMIKKKTSFDEIYDLLAVRVIVKTVSDCYATLGIIHNLWKPIPGRFKDYIAMPKANMYQSLHTTVVGPNGLNVEIQIRTEEMHRIAEEGIAAHWKYKEGKVFNPKDDTTFVWLRQLLEQKELNKPQDLVEALKEDILPRQIYIFTPKGDVIELPEGSTPIDFAYAIHSKVGEKCVGAKVDGKMVNLKYKLKNGEKVEIVTSPTQEPRSDWLNIVKTNRAKIRIRNYLRKKEEDLAIKTGQELLAKEFELRGLSFTNIIEDEKKLRSIIDKFSLKNLEDLYKSVGFGRISPKQVANLFHKPDEKDDELLTKPSSPKSSPFNIEGVGDILTTIAKCCHPLPGDNLKGYISVGKGLIVHRADCPNLIELSKANEDRIIDVNWAEGKNIKLPFKITTVTIDKPGILSDITTLLKDMAINIIELSAKPQKDGNARQTFTIELSGKSQLDKVLQKLQSLPYLKEIIY, from the coding sequence ATGGCAAAAGATAAAATCGTTCGCTTAATGGATATACAGGAAGTTCTGCAAAAGAATAATATAACCAATATAGAAAAAATTCACAAAGCATACGTGTATGCCGCTCAGAAACATAGAGGTCAGTTGAGGAAAAGTGGAGAGCCATACCTTTCCCATCCTTTGAATGTGGCATTAATTCTTGCAAACATGAATATGGATCTCGATACAGTAACAGCAGGTATTCTACACGATACTCTAGAGGATACCGATGCAACGTATGAAGAATTGGCGGAGCTTTTTGGTGAAGATGTGGCATTTCTGGTGGATGGTGTCTCTAAAATAGGGAAGATCTCATTTAAATCCTCCGAAGAAAAGATGGCGGAAAACTTTAGAAAAATGCTCATCTCCATGTCTAAAGATGTACGAGTCATCGTAATTAAACTTGCAGATCGACTTCATAATATGAGAACGTTGGATTACCTTAGCGAGGAGAAAAAGCAAAGAATAGCCAAAGAAACGATGGAGATCTACGCCCCCTTAGCCCATAGACTTGGTATAGCATGGATAAAATGGGAGTTAGAGGATCTATCTTTTAGAATATTAAATCCCGATAAATATTATGAGATATATAACCTTGTCAAATTAAAGAGAAGTGAAAGGGAGGCATATCTCAATCAAGTAATAAACCTTCTGGATGCACATCTTAAAAATGTCAACATACAAGCAGAGGTAACAGGACGACCGAAGCATTTTTATAGTATATACAGTAAGATGATAAAGAAAAAAACATCTTTCGATGAAATATATGATCTCCTTGCCGTTAGGGTTATTGTAAAAACGGTCTCCGACTGTTATGCAACCTTAGGAATTATTCACAATCTCTGGAAACCAATCCCTGGTAGGTTTAAAGATTACATAGCAATGCCAAAAGCAAATATGTATCAATCTTTACACACCACCGTTGTTGGCCCAAATGGGCTTAATGTGGAAATTCAGATCCGTACCGAAGAGATGCACAGGATCGCAGAAGAAGGTATCGCAGCCCATTGGAAGTATAAAGAGGGGAAGGTTTTTAATCCCAAAGATGATACTACTTTCGTGTGGCTAAGGCAACTCCTTGAACAGAAAGAGCTAAACAAACCTCAGGATCTTGTTGAAGCCCTCAAAGAAGATATTTTACCAAGACAAATATACATATTCACCCCAAAAGGGGATGTAATAGAACTTCCGGAAGGTTCCACCCCAATAGATTTTGCATACGCAATTCATTCAAAAGTTGGTGAAAAATGTGTTGGGGCTAAAGTTGACGGTAAAATGGTAAATTTAAAGTATAAGCTTAAAAATGGTGAAAAAGTCGAGATAGTCACCTCACCAACACAGGAACCAAGATCAGACTGGCTAAACATTGTAAAAACCAATAGGGCGAAAATAAGGATTAGAAACTATCTGAGGAAGAAAGAGGAAGATCTTGCAATTAAAACTGGGCAGGAACTTCTTGCAAAAGAGTTTGAACTACGTGGTCTTTCTTTTACTAACATCATAGAAGATGAAAAAAAACTACGAAGCATTATAGATAAATTTAGTTTAAAAAATCTTGAAGATCTCTATAAATCTGTTGGGTTTGGAAGAATTTCCCCAAAACAGGTGGCAAATCTATTTCACAAACCAGATGAGAAAGATGATGAACTACTCACAAAGCCTTCATCACCAAAAAGTTCCCCTTTTAACATCGAAGGGGTAGGCGACATTCTAACCACAATCGCAAAATGCTGCCACCCCTTGCCTGGTGATAATCTAAAAGGGTATATCAGTGTTGGCAAAGGATTAATCGTCCACAGAGCAGACTGCCCAAATCTAATTGAACTATCAAAAGCCAATGAAGACAGAATTATAGATGTTAACTGGGCCGAGGGAAAAAATATAAAGCTACCTTTTAAAATCACCACTGTTACAATCGACAAACCTGGAATTTTAAGCGACATAACGACCTTACTAAAAGATATGGCCATAAATATAATCGAACTTTCAGCAAAACCCCAAAAAGATGGGAACGCCAGACAAACTTTTACAATAGAATTGAGTGGTAAATCTCAACTGGACAAGGTATTACAAAAACTTCAATCATTGCCATACCTAAAAGAGATAATCTATTAA
- a CDS encoding M16 family metallopeptidase, with translation MRALLVFFIFFSIFSNIYAGEHRMLKNGVTLITEKRDYTNTVSLTIFFKGGVFREDRSNNGIGELFNSVWLKSNSILGKMEFYGGLINSSVSYDYGEVNLSIISEFSTNILGELEKFILNPDFDEKVFDIEKNIQINRIKSIRDSANAVAGEGFNKATYGNFAYGMSMLGTMESVSKLTRGDLIRYYQDMMNSDDVIVSVAGNYSDQFLNRLIDIFEKIPKKESKYKISCEGSQITKDIFVEEEYDRIKQAKLFLSYTAPSASSKDYLTIKLLSDILGGGMSSKYFNILRKEKGYAYSVGSYYASRLCSSRFVAYIGLQYENAPDAIEIMDNINKNIKDYVTEDDLTSNKNYILGKILSEAQTNGKVAWYNAFFYNLGLGSDYFSKYIDGIKSVSLKDIMDAARIFNGPKAIYILKPTSK, from the coding sequence ATGAGGGCTTTGCTGGTTTTTTTCATCTTTTTTTCTATATTTTCTAATATTTACGCAGGAGAGCATAGGATGCTTAAAAATGGTGTGACACTGATTACTGAAAAGAGAGATTATACAAATACTGTATCGCTAACTATTTTTTTCAAAGGTGGTGTTTTTAGAGAAGATCGTAGTAACAATGGTATAGGTGAGCTTTTTAATTCCGTATGGTTAAAAAGTAATTCTATATTGGGAAAAATGGAGTTTTATGGTGGCTTGATAAATAGCTCCGTTTCCTACGATTATGGAGAGGTTAATTTATCTATAATATCAGAATTTTCAACTAATATTCTGGGTGAATTGGAGAAATTTATTTTAAATCCAGATTTTGATGAAAAGGTGTTTGATATAGAAAAAAATATACAGATCAACCGTATAAAAAGCATCAGGGATAGTGCTAACGCTGTTGCCGGAGAGGGTTTCAATAAGGCTACCTATGGAAACTTTGCCTATGGTATGAGTATGTTGGGTACTATGGAATCTGTTTCAAAGCTTACCAGAGGGGATCTCATCAGGTATTATCAAGATATGATGAATTCTGATGATGTGATTGTATCTGTGGCGGGGAATTATTCGGATCAATTTTTGAACAGACTTATAGATATTTTTGAAAAGATTCCAAAAAAAGAATCGAAATACAAGATATCATGTGAAGGGTCTCAAATAACAAAAGATATATTTGTGGAGGAGGAGTACGATAGAATAAAACAGGCAAAGCTCTTTCTTTCTTACACTGCTCCCTCAGCATCCAGCAAAGATTACCTTACCATAAAACTTCTTTCTGATATTTTAGGTGGGGGTATGAGTTCTAAATATTTTAATATTTTAAGGAAAGAGAAGGGGTATGCTTACTCGGTTGGTTCCTACTATGCATCAAGACTATGCAGTTCAAGATTTGTGGCATACATAGGGTTGCAGTATGAAAATGCCCCTGATGCCATCGAAATAATGGATAATATTAATAAGAACATAAAAGATTATGTGACAGAAGATGATTTAACATCGAATAAAAATTACATTTTGGGTAAAATATTGTCTGAAGCTCAGACAAATGGAAAGGTTGCCTGGTACAATGCATTCTTTTACAATTTGGGACTTGGTAGTGATTATTTTAGTAAATATATTGATGGAATTAAGAGCGTATCATTAAAAGATATCATGGATGCTGCCCGGATATTCAACGGGCCTAAAGCAATTTATATCCTTAAGCCCACATCCAAATAA
- a CDS encoding ferritin: MISKKMAKALNDQLKNELFSSYLYLSMSSWATSKGLKGFANWFYVQAKEEMVHALKFYNYILDQGEIAELQEIPKPEKEFKNPVNVFEEVLKHEKFITKSIYNLVDLALEERDHATNAFLQWFVSEQVEEEASVNEILDQLKLTKSDGNGIFMIDKELATRTFVLPAGVTV; the protein is encoded by the coding sequence ATGATTTCTAAAAAAATGGCTAAGGCATTAAATGATCAGCTTAAAAATGAATTATTTTCATCTTATCTCTATCTATCAATGTCATCATGGGCCACATCAAAAGGTTTAAAAGGTTTTGCAAACTGGTTTTACGTTCAGGCCAAAGAGGAGATGGTGCATGCTCTAAAATTCTATAATTACATACTCGATCAGGGAGAAATTGCAGAATTACAGGAGATACCAAAACCAGAAAAAGAGTTCAAAAATCCTGTAAACGTATTCGAAGAAGTCTTAAAACATGAAAAATTTATCACAAAATCGATCTACAATTTAGTAGACCTCGCCCTTGAAGAAAGGGATCACGCCACCAATGCATTTCTACAATGGTTTGTATCAGAGCAGGTGGAAGAAGAAGCATCTGTAAATGAGATTTTAGATCAATTAAAGCTTACAAAATCTGATGGTAATGGTATATTTATGATTGATAAAGAGCTTGCCACCCGCACTTTTGTGCTACCAGCCGGGGTCACTGTATAA
- the recJ gene encoding single-stranded-DNA-specific exonuclease RecJ, with translation MEKNGYVTIFKTPKYRWLYKKADEKKIIDLKLLYPELPKSILEVLINRGFTNKKEIDEFFEAPLSGMIDPFLLKDIHKAVKRVVHAIKNREKICIYGDYDVDGITATSLMYEFLSSITPLVDYYIPNRIEEGYSLNIDALNELKKKDVKVVITVDCGITSIDEIDYAKSIGLDTIVTDHHQLSDKLPSSAYAIINPLQPGDAYPFKHLSGVGVAFKFVLALKYVIEKQFDIKLPPLKYFLDLVALGTIADVVPMIGENRIFVKHGLKLLENSPRPGIAELKKISGLISTDLTSANIGYSLAPRINAVGRLGKSETSVKLLITKNQNEAKWFAEELETENRYRQELEKAVLKETIEKIERKKLNERYKSIIMYSKNWHPGVIGIIASRLVERYSKPAIVLSIDNDLAKGSARSIPNIDIFSFLKTIPDLLIEFGGHKYAAGLKLYTKNIRHLQRKLDDYIEKNSPNESLIPEIVIDAFLNPEDINEDLVKYINKLRPFGNTNSEPVFCMQKVKKAQEFSIMGKEKNIIKGFIGKNDSFFEVVGFNMGEYRDLIRSCDTFDIVFTIDINNWMGGSNIQLKLKDIKKSY, from the coding sequence ATGGAGAAAAATGGATATGTAACTATTTTCAAAACCCCAAAATACCGTTGGCTGTATAAAAAAGCTGACGAAAAAAAGATTATTGACTTAAAGTTGTTATATCCAGAACTTCCTAAATCTATACTGGAAGTACTCATAAATAGGGGTTTTACTAACAAAAAAGAGATAGATGAGTTTTTTGAAGCTCCCCTGAGTGGTATGATCGATCCCTTTTTGCTCAAAGATATTCATAAAGCAGTAAAAAGGGTGGTTCACGCCATAAAAAATAGGGAAAAGATCTGCATCTATGGAGATTACGACGTCGATGGTATAACAGCCACATCATTAATGTATGAATTTTTATCCAGTATAACCCCTCTTGTGGATTACTACATACCAAATAGAATTGAAGAGGGGTATAGTTTAAACATTGATGCACTTAATGAACTTAAGAAAAAGGATGTAAAAGTTGTTATAACCGTGGACTGTGGCATCACATCAATAGATGAAATAGATTATGCAAAGTCCATCGGTTTGGATACAATCGTCACAGATCACCACCAGTTAAGTGATAAACTACCCTCTTCAGCATACGCCATTATTAACCCTCTGCAACCGGGGGATGCTTACCCCTTCAAACATCTATCAGGTGTGGGGGTGGCTTTCAAATTTGTTTTAGCTCTCAAATATGTCATTGAAAAACAGTTTGATATAAAATTGCCACCTTTAAAATATTTCTTGGACTTAGTTGCCCTTGGAACCATTGCAGATGTGGTACCTATGATTGGAGAAAATAGGATCTTTGTAAAGCATGGTTTAAAATTACTCGAAAACTCCCCAAGACCAGGCATTGCAGAATTAAAAAAGATATCAGGTCTAATCAGTACTGATCTCACATCAGCAAATATTGGATACAGCCTTGCCCCAAGGATAAATGCGGTTGGGAGGCTTGGGAAAAGCGAAACAAGCGTAAAACTATTAATCACCAAAAATCAAAATGAAGCAAAATGGTTTGCAGAAGAGTTGGAGACAGAAAATCGCTACCGACAGGAACTTGAAAAAGCTGTATTAAAAGAAACAATTGAAAAAATAGAGAGAAAAAAACTTAACGAAAGATACAAAAGCATAATTATGTATTCAAAGAATTGGCACCCTGGGGTTATAGGTATTATAGCCTCCAGACTTGTGGAAAGGTATTCGAAACCTGCAATTGTTCTATCTATAGATAATGATCTGGCAAAAGGTTCCGCCAGAAGTATTCCCAATATAGATATTTTCTCATTTCTAAAAACTATTCCGGATTTATTGATTGAGTTTGGTGGCCATAAATATGCAGCAGGCTTGAAACTTTATACGAAAAACATCAGACACCTCCAGAGAAAACTGGATGATTATATAGAAAAAAACAGCCCCAATGAGAGTTTAATACCCGAAATAGTCATCGATGCCTTTTTAAACCCAGAAGATATAAATGAAGACTTGGTTAAATATATAAATAAATTAAGACCATTCGGCAATACCAACAGTGAGCCTGTCTTTTGTATGCAAAAGGTAAAAAAAGCACAGGAATTTTCAATAATGGGAAAAGAAAAAAATATCATAAAAGGCTTCATTGGCAAGAATGACTCTTTTTTCGAAGTTGTTGGCTTTAATATGGGAGAATATAGGGATCTTATAAGATCCTGCGACACATTTGACATTGTGTTCACGATAGATATAAACAATTGGATGGGTGGTTCCAATATCCAGCTAAAACTAAAAGATATTAAAAAGAGTTATTAG
- the purM gene encoding phosphoribosylformylglycinamidine cyclo-ligase, whose amino-acid sequence MLREKLDYSSSGVNIDEGNLFVEKIKKLVAKTLDENVPENIGGFAGFYNIGFAKDMAEPMLVSSTDGVGTKLKIAFMMNKYDTVGIDLVAMCVNDIIVTGARPLFFLDYIATGKLSADRMVDVIKGITDGCSQSSVALLGGETAEMPGMYAEGEFDLAGFCVGIVDKKNVVNGESIEEGDLLVGVKSSGLHSNGFSLARKLFFEHLKMKIDDTIFGTQSLGEVLLSPTKIYVKLVLSILQKYRIKGMVHITGGGFYDNLPRVIKNGLGADIYPDRFHKLKIYEYIKSLNIVDNKELYRVFNMGVGFVMVVDKSIADELVNYIKLLGEDASVIGEVTGINKIRIQGVDF is encoded by the coding sequence ATGCTGAGAGAAAAATTAGATTATTCATCTTCTGGTGTAAATATAGACGAAGGTAATCTCTTTGTTGAAAAGATAAAAAAACTTGTGGCAAAAACACTTGATGAAAATGTTCCTGAGAATATCGGTGGATTTGCAGGTTTTTATAATATAGGTTTTGCAAAGGATATGGCTGAACCTATGCTTGTATCATCCACTGATGGGGTTGGAACCAAACTAAAGATAGCTTTTATGATGAATAAATATGACACAGTGGGGATAGATCTTGTGGCAATGTGTGTGAATGATATAATTGTCACCGGAGCCAGACCACTATTTTTTCTTGATTATATAGCTACGGGTAAATTATCGGCGGACAGGATGGTGGATGTTATCAAAGGGATAACTGACGGATGTTCTCAGTCTTCTGTGGCCCTTTTAGGTGGTGAAACAGCGGAGATGCCCGGAATGTATGCGGAAGGTGAATTTGATCTTGCTGGTTTTTGTGTGGGGATTGTTGATAAAAAAAATGTTGTAAATGGTGAAAGTATAGAAGAAGGGGATCTCCTGGTGGGGGTAAAATCATCCGGGCTTCATAGCAACGGTTTCTCACTTGCGAGGAAACTTTTTTTTGAACACTTAAAAATGAAGATTGATGATACAATTTTTGGTACCCAAAGTCTGGGTGAAGTTTTGCTCTCTCCCACAAAGATATATGTAAAGCTTGTGTTGTCGATTTTACAGAAGTACCGTATAAAAGGTATGGTGCATATTACCGGTGGTGGTTTTTACGATAATCTGCCAAGAGTAATAAAAAATGGTTTGGGGGCTGATATCTACCCGGATAGATTTCATAAGCTTAAGATTTATGAGTATATTAAGTCTCTAAATATTGTGGATAACAAAGAGCTTTATAGAGTCTTCAATATGGGGGTGGGATTTGTTATGGTGGTGGATAAATCGATTGCTGATGAGCTTGTAAATTATATCAAACTCTTGGGTGAGGATGCTTCAGTGATAGGTGAAGTGACAGGTATCAATAAGATACGTATTCAAGGGGTGGATTTTTGA